ACTGTAACGCCCATCGCTCGGCCATCATCACCAGCCAGATACAGGCATTGCTTATAATCAACGGCGTCTGAAAGGTCCGCAGGGCCTCCATATTCATCACTGCCGCCGTTTTTTTATGCCCCCGGGGAAGCTTTCGGGCCAGATTCACATATAAAAACACACCATGGGTGAGCACGACCAGAACACCGGCCAGCACAAACCCGCTCAAAACCGTTTCTGCATCCGGCAGGACAAAAACAAGAATGAGGCCCACGGCAAAACCAAACCGCATCACCTCAAATCCCCCCTGGACAATCCCCCGGAACCGCCGCCTGCGTGCCGCATCCTCCAGGGCCAGGCCCACCCGGTTGAACACCAGAAGAATGGCGAAAATACCGGTCATCACAATAAAATAACCGCCCGGGACGCTTTTGTTATATACACCTGCGACCCAGGCAACTGCACAGAACAATACAATACACCCGGCTGCCTTTGACAACGATTTTGCCAGGCTCTGCACAAACCCGGCCGGTTTCCCAGCCTCACACCACTGGGAATAAAACCGGACCGCTGTTTTGCCGACGGGTTCCCCGAAAACCTGGACGGCCAGTGTTGAGAGGCTGACTGCCAGGGCCAGACGGCCATATTGTTCCGTGGAAAGCAGGTGGGTTAAAAACCGGGTCCCGGCCAGCAGGGCAAAAACAGATGTGATCAAACCGAATCCAACCCAGAATGCCTCGCCTGCCCAAGCCCGCATGCTGTTCATATAAAGATCATTCCAGCCTTATCTCACGGCCTTTTTCATGACCTGTCTTACCTGGTCTATCACATATTCAATGGATTCGGATGTCAACGTGGGGTGCACCATGAACATGAGCGATGTTTCCCCCAGCTGTCGTGCCACGGGCAAATACATGTTTTTGTTATCTGTAACAGCCCCATGCAGCCGGAATGCACCTGTTTTAAACGCATTTTCCAGATATATTTCCGGGCAGCTTCCGGTATTGCACGGAACTCCTGCGCTGTTCAATGCAGCAAGCACAGTATCCCGGTTCCATGAATCCTTCAGGTCATCCGGTTTGATGAACACATAATACTTGTAATAGGAATGATAGATCTCCGGCCCGGGCACGGTGATCCGCAATCCGGGAATGTTTTCAAATTCCCGGGCCAGCCGGTCTGCATTTGACCGTCTTTGTTCCACCCATCCATCCAGTTTTTTAAGCATTACCCGGCCGATGGCCGCCTGCATTTCCGTCATCCGGCAGTTGGTGCCCAAGCTGTCCACCAGCCACCTGAATCCGGGTTCATGCTCCTGGCAGAACGCCTTGGAATAATCTTTGCCATGATCCTTGAAGCTCCAGACCTTTTGCCAGAGATCCGTATTGTTTGTCACCAGCATGCCGCCTTCTCCGCCGGTGGTCATGATTTTATCCTGGCAAAAGGAAAAAATGGCACAATCCCCGAAACTGCCGGCTTTTTTCCCTTTAAAAGCAGCTCCATGGGCCTGGGCACAGTCCTCGATCAAAAATAGATGATGCTTCTCACAAAAAGATTTGATGGATGCCAGATCACAGGGCCACCCGGCCAGATTCACCGCAATCACGGCCTTTGTTTTTGACGTCACGGCTTTTGAAATGGTTTCCAGGGTAATGTTCTGGCTGTCCTGATCCACATCCACAAACACGGGTACCGCCCCATGCAATGCCACACAACCGGCGGAAGCGACAAAGGACCGGGGAGTAACGATCACCTCGTCCCCTTTGCCGATGTCCAGACACGCCAAGGCCATGTCCAGCGCAAGACTGCCGTTGGCAAGGGCCACGGCATGGTCAGTGCCGACGTATCCGGCAAATTCCTTTTCAAACGCCGCAACTTCATTACCTGTCCATTGGTTTATTTTTCCGGATCTGAGCACATTGACAACAGCTTGTATCTCGTCATCCGAAAAGAACGGCCATAGTGCAAACTCCATCTTATTTCTCCAAGGATTTAATAATTTTAACCGGTTTGGCCCCGGCTTTGACAGGTTCCGAACACAAATATGCCAGCGGGAGTGTCACAAATATCATGATAGCTCCGTAACGCATCCGATATAATGCGCCGACATTACTGACGACAAGCCCTTGAAACAGAACCAGTCCCAATGCAAAAATTAACGCTGGAACAACTGTAATCGTCAGCTTTTTTCTGATACACATCAAAAAAAATGAACCATACGCGATATAAAACAAAATCATCTCCATTGCTGCACCCCGCTTGAAAATGGAAGCATCCTTTTCAAACCAGGTTCCGGGAAAAGGTGCAAATAAAGCAATCTGCAATGCCCGTGGCACATAGGCCATGACATCTGAAAGCGAAAAAAATCCAAGATCTGTGTCAAGACTGCTGCCCGTGGCTTCAGTCAGGCGATTGAACCGGTCTCTGTCTTTTGCAAACGCGGTGAATTTTTTTTCCACCATCCCTTGAATCATCCCGGTTATCCCCGGCCTTGGCGGATCAGCCATCTTGATTCTTTTCACTTCTGACCCCATCACCAGAAAAAGCAGAATCACTGAAATGAAAATGGATATCACCATCTTGGGCACCCATGAATTGCGTATGCGGAATCCAAGGCACAGAAGACTGACCACCGACAGCACAGCAATAATATCCAGGGCATACGGCCTTGCCAGCCACACCAGAAACCCGCCGACGGCAAACCACAAAAGGCACTCTCCCTTTTTTGAAAACCGGCCTGAATCTGAAAAAAGAAGGGTGTGGGCATAAATGACCATAAAAAAGCCCAGAATAAAATAAGGATCCCGGTGAAAATTGACCAGCCAGACCGTGGTGGACGGCATAAGCAGAAAAGGAAGAACAGCAAAAAAAAAGAGCCGGGAATCACAAAAAATCAGCCGCATTGTTTTCAGCAGCATCACACCGGACAGTGAATGCGCAAATGCAGTAAACGGAATCAACACAAAGGGGCGGGGGGTAAAAATATAATAAAAAGCCGCAGCAATGCCTGCAGGAGACTGTCCCTTGTAGTTGATCTGCCAGGCATCCCATCCATGAATGTTCATCTTTTCTAAAAGATCCAGCGCCAATCCGTGAAAATACAGTGTATCACTGGCCCCTTTCATAATGCCTGACGTCTCATGGAATGCCGGGAACACAAAAGGCAGCAGGACCAGTTGGATCAAACCCAGGTAAAAACAGAAAATGATGAAAAAAAACCCAAACAGGCAAATATCGGATTCATTCAATTTTCTGACCCAGCGGCCGGTCATTTCATTTTTCCTTTGTGTTCATGGCCTGGCAGGTGACAGGCGCATTCATTCACTGTCCAAAGATTTAATTATTTTAATCGGGCTGCCATATGCCAGCACATTGTCCGGAATATCTTTGTTCACAAAGCTGTGGGCACCGATGATGGTGTTTTCACCAATGGTCACTCCCGGCATGACAGTGCTGTGGGTACCGATGCGGCAGTTTTTCTTTAATGTGACACACCCTTTTTTCCCATCAATGGTGGAGGATGAATACACTGAGCAATGGGAGCCCAGTTGAACAAAATCTTGAATCACCACGCCTTCGCTGGCATTGATATAGGTGAAAGCTCCGATATCGGTTTTATATCCCAGGGAGAACCCGCCCACGCCCTGCACAATCCAGTGGTATTTTGTGGGCTGTCCATCAATTACTTCCGGATATTCCCAGTTTTTAAACCTGTCTGTCATTTTTTGTTCCCCAAAAATTCTCTGGCCGTCACATGGCCTGTCTCCTGGATCCCGTGCCGTTTAAACACCTGGATCAGGGTCAAAAGCAAAATCTTTATGTCCAGCAAAAACGTATGATGATCCACATACCACACATCCAGTTTGAATTTTTCTTCCCAGGAGATGGCATTGCGCCCGTTCACCTGGGCCCATCCGGTGATGCCTGGCCGGACATCGTGCCGCCGGGCCTGTTCACGGTCATACCGGTCCAGATACTGCATCAACAGGGGCCGGGGGCCCACCAGGCTCATGTCCCCTTTCAACACATTGATCAGTTCCGGCAGTTCATCCAGGCTGGAACTGCGAAGCAAAGCACTGAACCGGGTAAACCGTTCAGTATCCGGCAAAAGCCGGCCGGTCGCATCCGTCTCATGGGTCAGGGACCGGAACTTGTATATTTCAAACGGCCGGCCGTTTAATCCCGGCCGAATCTGTTTAAATAAAACCGGGGTTCCCAGGTTCAACCTTACCAGCAACGCTGTGATCGCAAACACCGGCAGCAGGGCTGCCATCAGCACCAGGGAAACTGAAAAATCAAACAGTCGTTTCATGGTATTCCGGTACAATCTGGTGCAGCACTTTTCTGATCTGGTCCGGATCTCTGTTCTCAGCCGCTATCTTCAATTCCTGCAACCGGGAATTCAGAAGGCTGACATCACCGGTGTGGCTGTTTAAGACCCGGATTTTTTGATGATTTGTGGGAATCACTCCTTCCAAATCCGTCATCAGTTCTTCATATAATTTTTCCCCCGGCCGCAGCCCGGTGTAGACAATTTTGATATCCGCTTCCGGTTCAAATCCTGAAAACCGGATCAGGTCCCGGGCCATCTGATCGATCTTCACGGGCTCGCCCATTTCCAGAATAAAAATCTCTCCGCCTTTTCCCATGGCCCCGGCCTGGAGAATCAGCTGGCAGGCTTCAGGAATCAACATGAAATACCGGATCATGTCCGGATGGGTGACGGTCACGGGCCCGCCTTCCTGAATCTGTTTTTTAAACAGCGGAATCACACTGCCCACACTGCCGATCACGTTACCGAACCGCACTGTCATAAAACGGGTCCCGGCATCCGCCAGAATATTTTCCTTTTGAACCAGCAGTTCACAGATCCGTTTGCTGGTCCCCATGACATTGGTCGGGTTTACGGCCTTGTCCGTTGACACGAACACAAACCGCTTGCACCCGGAGTCCCGGGCCGCTGCCACCAGGTTCCGTGTGCCGAAAATATTGTTTTCCACGGCTTTCCAGGGGTGGTTTTCCAGCATGGGCACATGTTTGTACGCAGCCGCATGAAACACGATCTCCGGTTGAAACCGGGAAAAAACAGCGGCCAGTTCCATTTTATCCTGAATATCTGCCAGCATCGGCACCACCTCGACCCGGGTAAAATTCTTTTTCAACTCCAGATCGATTTCATATAACGGGCTTTCCGCTCTTTCCAGCAGGATGATCTTTTTGGGTGAGAACCGGCAGATCTGACGGCACAGCCCGGTGCCGATGGAGCCCCCTGCCCCGGTCACCAGCACGGTCCGCTGATTCAGATATTTTCCGATCTTTTCCTTGTCCAGCTGCACGGGCTCCCGTCCTAAAAGGTCCCGGTATTCCACATTCCGGATGGCACTGATATCGATTCTACCGTCGATCAATTCCCCCATGTCCGGAATGATCTTGAAATTAACATCCGCTTTTTTGCACAGATCCACAATCTGTCTCATGCGCCCGGAGCCAGCTGAAGGAATGGCGATGATCACATCCTCGATTCCCATTCCCGGGGCAATGGTTTCAATGTCATCAATGGTTCCCAGGACCGGCACTCCATGGATTCGCCGGCCGGTCTTGGATTTGTCATCATCCAGAAATCCGGCCACATGGGACTGGACCGACGGGTTTTCCCGGAACTGCCGGC
Above is a window of Desulfotignum balticum DSM 7044 DNA encoding:
- a CDS encoding lipopolysaccharide biosynthesis protein — translated: MNSMRAWAGEAFWVGFGLITSVFALLAGTRFLTHLLSTEQYGRLALAVSLSTLAVQVFGEPVGKTAVRFYSQWCEAGKPAGFVQSLAKSLSKAAGCIVLFCAVAWVAGVYNKSVPGGYFIVMTGIFAILLVFNRVGLALEDAARRRRFRGIVQGGFEVMRFGFAVGLILVFVLPDAETVLSGFVLAGVLVVLTHGVFLYVNLARKLPRGHKKTAAVMNMEALRTFQTPLIISNACIWLVMMAERWALQYFGTPEEVGGYAAVYQLAFIPMLFVSNFLILLIEPILYQVIAQEGKTASFDQTRRINNYAVFGILSFSFVLFLVLLFAYPMVGNLLLGAQFRPYSWLFPWLLLAGGCFAATGQLLLKLNLELRTDRLAVLWAGVAVVAVTGYMIGACFWQLKGILTAIVAVNFLLLIFSLVFVRK
- a CDS encoding DegT/DnrJ/EryC1/StrS family aminotransferase, producing the protein MEFALWPFFSDDEIQAVVNVLRSGKINQWTGNEVAAFEKEFAGYVGTDHAVALANGSLALDMALACLDIGKGDEVIVTPRSFVASAGCVALHGAVPVFVDVDQDSQNITLETISKAVTSKTKAVIAVNLAGWPCDLASIKSFCEKHHLFLIEDCAQAHGAAFKGKKAGSFGDCAIFSFCQDKIMTTGGEGGMLVTNNTDLWQKVWSFKDHGKDYSKAFCQEHEPGFRWLVDSLGTNCRMTEMQAAIGRVMLKKLDGWVEQRRSNADRLAREFENIPGLRITVPGPEIYHSYYKYYVFIKPDDLKDSWNRDTVLAALNSAGVPCNTGSCPEIYLENAFKTGAFRLHGAVTDNKNMYLPVARQLGETSLMFMVHPTLTSESIEYVIDQVRQVMKKAVR
- a CDS encoding acyltransferase, whose protein sequence is MTDRFKNWEYPEVIDGQPTKYHWIVQGVGGFSLGYKTDIGAFTYINASEGVVIQDFVQLGSHCSVYSSSTIDGKKGCVTLKKNCRIGTHSTVMPGVTIGENTIIGAHSFVNKDIPDNVLAYGSPIKIIKSLDSE
- a CDS encoding sugar transferase, yielding MKRLFDFSVSLVLMAALLPVFAITALLVRLNLGTPVLFKQIRPGLNGRPFEIYKFRSLTHETDATGRLLPDTERFTRFSALLRSSSLDELPELINVLKGDMSLVGPRPLLMQYLDRYDREQARRHDVRPGITGWAQVNGRNAISWEEKFKLDVWYVDHHTFLLDIKILLLTLIQVFKRHGIQETGHVTAREFLGNKK
- a CDS encoding polysaccharide biosynthesis protein: MKTKVTRNLLLILLLDALLLLGSFYLSHLIRFDFNPPDWAMVRFRQFLPVVVVLKLVCFYLLGLYKGMWRYTGMADLINVIKAATVASLVLIAFVLYRTRFDMVSRSVFVIDWGLTLMLIIGVRVFIRLCFENFTQDFRISDLRQIISSIFGKKNKKGRAMLIIGAGDCGEKICRQFRENPSVQSHVAGFLDDDKSKTGRRIHGVPVLGTIDDIETIAPGMGIEDVIIAIPSAGSGRMRQIVDLCKKADVNFKIIPDMGELIDGRIDISAIRNVEYRDLLGREPVQLDKEKIGKYLNQRTVLVTGAGGSIGTGLCRQICRFSPKKIILLERAESPLYEIDLELKKNFTRVEVVPMLADIQDKMELAAVFSRFQPEIVFHAAAYKHVPMLENHPWKAVENNIFGTRNLVAAARDSGCKRFVFVSTDKAVNPTNVMGTSKRICELLVQKENILADAGTRFMTVRFGNVIGSVGSVIPLFKKQIQEGGPVTVTHPDMIRYFMLIPEACQLILQAGAMGKGGEIFILEMGEPVKIDQMARDLIRFSGFEPEADIKIVYTGLRPGEKLYEELMTDLEGVIPTNHQKIRVLNSHTGDVSLLNSRLQELKIAAENRDPDQIRKVLHQIVPEYHETTV